Proteins from a single region of Ziziphus jujuba cultivar Dongzao chromosome 1, ASM3175591v1:
- the LOC125420698 gene encoding glutamate receptor 2.8-like, producing MESKPHVVGVGVILNLASPLGQMAEGYISMAVSDFYAIHANYRTRLALSVKDSVGDVVEAASAALELINDEQVQAIIGPQTSTEAKFLIDLGDRAQIPIISFSATSPSLSPTQNPFFIRTAQDDCSQVKALTSIVETYGWKEVILIYEDIEYGNGLIPYLTDALQVISIRVPHRSIISPNSSQFEILKQLNMIMARETRILLVHVSASLGSKLFRLAKQIGMMSEGYAWIITKGLSSLLDPLRKKVFGSMHGVVGVRPYLPNSKRLQDFKTRWNKTSGDINLFGLWAYDTVWALAMAAESLTPTALVSHNSSINSIEPFGLRVSKSGPQFLQKLLNIKFEGLSGEFNLIRGQLKPTDYEIINIRGKLGERVIGNWSLENGIPHGLDQSVKIVRKPIIWPGNTKVPPKGWVKPVFGTKLRIGIPIAPAGFKEFLKIEWDPHTDEPSFSGFSYDIFLAALDKLPFALPHKFIPFANSFRQNNGTYDELLYQIKLKKFDAVVGDTTIVANRTKYVDFTLPYTESGVSMVVKVKKDETKNIWIFLRPLKWDLWLSIGVAFILTGIVIWFLEHHTNEEFRSPQKKIPGTILWFSISTLVFANSEKLKNKWSRVVVVIWVFVVLIFTQSYTASLASMLTVQKLQPAISDIDELRRNDHFVGYLKNSYVKELLTKQLNFSESRLRSYESPEEYNDAMSKGSKNGGIDAIFEEIPYVKVFLSRYCSKYRVVGPTYKSAGFGFAFPIGAPLVSYISKAILNITQDPNKMQELETKNLERGIKCEYPGSTFSSDDYPSLSVYSFSGLFIITGIASVFSYLIHLIKLRGKRLSAMNVIHPDSPLCLWSVVTRREKSCRRDLPHNLSARAEAANNGDHLQSPPTAFEQETVKIGKVGEENEIHYIDYSRHIYGCA from the exons ATGGAATCAAAACCCCATGTGGTAGGAGTTGGAGTTATTCTTAACTTAGCCTCCCCTCTGGGGCAGATGGCAGAGGGCTACATATCCATGGCGGTCTCTGACTTCTACGCCATACATGCTAATTATAGGACAAGGCTGGCTCTTTCAGTCAAGGACTCTGTGGGAGATGTTGTTGAGGCAGCATCAGCCG CTTTAGAATTGATAAACGATGAACAAGTGCAGGCTATAATAGGGCCGCAAACTTCAACAGAAGCAAAGTTTCTGATAGATCTTGGAGACAGAGCTCAAATTCCCATAATTTCATTTTCAGCTACCAGTCCCTCACTGTCTCCAACTCAGAACCCATTTTTCATTCGGACAGCACAAGATGATTGCTCACAAGTTAAAGCTCTCACTTCCATTGTTGAAACATATGGATGGAAAGAGGTTATTCTAATCTATGAAGACATAGAATATGGAAATGGTCTGATTCCATATTTAACAGATGCCCTCCAGGTGATCAGCATCAGAGTCCCTCACAGAAGCATCATCTCACCAAATTCCAGTCAATTTGAAATCTTGAAACAGCTAAACATGATAATGGCAAGGGAGACAAGGATACTACTGGTTCATGTGTCGGCTTCACTTGGTTCGAAACTGTTTAGGCTTGCAAAACAGATTGGCATGATGAGTGAAGGGTATGCATGGATCATTACTAAAGGGCTATCATCGTTGTTAGATCCTTTGCGGAAAAAAGTCTTTGGTTCAATGCATGGTGTTGTGGGTGTGAGGCCCTATTTGCCAAACTCAAAACGTCTTCAAGATTTCAAAACCAGATGGAATAAGACTTCAGGGGATATAAATCTCTTCGGTTTGTGGGCATATGACACTGTATGGGCATTGGCTATGGCTGCTGAATCATTGACTCCAACTGCCTTGGTAAGCCACAATTCTAGTATAAACAGTATTGAACCCTTCGGTCTAAGAGTGTCAAAATCAGGTCCACAGTTTCTGCAAAAGTTGCTGAATATTAAATTTGAGGGCCTAAGCGGAGAGTTTAATTTGATTAGAGGGCAGTTGAAACCTACAGACTATGAAATAATCAATATCAGAGGGAAACTAGGAGAGAGAGTTATTGGAAATTGGAGCTTGGAGAATGGAATACCTCACGGTCTAGACCAATCCGTGAAGATTGTAAGAAAACCAATTATTTGGCCTGGAAACACCAAAGTCCCACCAAAAGGTTGGGTTAAACCTGTGTTTGGTACAAAATTAAGGATCGGGATTCCGATAGCACCCgctggttttaaggaatttttgAAGATAGAATGGGATCCTCATACTGATGAGCCTTCCTTCTCAGGGTTTTCCTACGACATCTTCTTGGCTGCATTGGATAAATTGCCTTTTGCACTTCCCCACAAGTTCATTCCATTCGCAAATAGCTTCAGACAGAACAATGGGACTTATGATGAGCTTCTTTACCAGATTAAACTTAAG AAATTTGATGCTGTAGTTGGAGATACAACAATCGTCGCAAATAGGACTAAGTATGTAGATTTTACATTACCATACACAGAATCAGGTGTCTCAATGGTGGTGAAAGTTAAAAAAGACGAGACGAAGaatatttggattttcttaAGACCTCTTAAATGGGATCTTTGGTTATCTATTGGTGTCGCATTCATCTTAACCGGGATTGTCATATGGTTTCTTGAACATCATACAAATGAAGAGTTCAGGAgtccacaaaaaaaaattcctggCACCATTTTATGGTTCTCCATTTCAACTCTAGTGTTTGCTAATA GTGAGAAATTAAAGAACAAATGGTCAAGAGTTGTGGTGGTGATATGGGTATTTGTGGTACTTATCTTTACACAGAGTTACACTGCTAGCTTAGCCTCAATGTTAACAGTACAAAAATTGCAACCAGCAATTAGTGATATTGATGAGCTCAGAAGGAACGATCATTTTGTCGGTTACCTAAAGAACTCGTACGTCAAAGAGCTTTTAACAAAACAGTTGAACTTTTCAGAGTCCAGGCTAAGATCTTATGAATCACCAGAGGAGTACAATGATGCAATGTCTAAAGGAAGCAAAAATGGTGGGATTGATGCCATCTTTGAAGAAATTCCCTATGTGAAGGTCTTCCTATCTAGGTACTGCTCCAAATACAGAGTGGTTGGACCAACCTACAAATCAGCAGGATTTGGCTTT GCTTTCCCAATAGGGGCTCCTCTTGTCTCTTACATTTCCAAAGCAATCCTAAATATTACTCAGGACCCTAATAAGATGCAAGAATTGGAAACCAAGAATCTTGAACGTGGAATCAAATGTGAATATCCTGGTTCCACATTTTCTTCAGATGATTATCCTAGTCTCAGTGTGTACAGTTTCAGTGGCCTCTTCATCATCACAGGAATAGCTTCAGTTTTTTCATATTTGATACATTTGATTAAACTCCGCGGTAAGAGGCTGTCCGCTATGAATGTTATCCACCCCGATAGCCCACTTTGCCTTTGGTCCGTAGTTACTAGAAGGGAAAAGTCTTGCCGCAGGGATCTCCCTCATAATTTAAGTGCCAGAGCTGAAGCAGCGAATAATGGTGATCATTTACAGAGCCCTCCAACAGCTTTTGAACAAGAAACTGTGAAGATCGGAAAAGTTggtgaagaaaatgaaattcattATATAGATTATAGTAGACACATCTATGGATGTGCCTGA